In Kryptolebias marmoratus isolate JLee-2015 linkage group LG11, ASM164957v2, whole genome shotgun sequence, the following proteins share a genomic window:
- the dbx2 gene encoding homeobox protein DBX2, producing MVSVQSCTRRNMAGLAPALPGFGRSGKSFLIDNLLKSQCPSVEPETCRHLRQAACEGQRRSWGQEHEAHQNLTQSTQQGKILAGPLLQHSGVLSSVFLQSSQYVLACCGGSSPPPVFCKGANVQIWSPNSSPKSRRGILRRAVFSEEQRKELERTFRRQKYISKMDRNKLAADLSLKESQVKIWFQNRRMKWRNRKEKEVHSIRSPMDELMARGLAQEEEEEERPSHHHTNAAAAAAAQRSTRDT from the exons ATGGTCTCGGTTCAGAGCTGTACCAGAAGGAACATGGCTGGACTCGCTCCCGCTTTGCCGGGCTTTGGGAGGTCGGGAAAGAGCTTTCTTATTGACAATCTGCTTAAATCTCAGTGTCCTTCGGTGGAGCCAGAAACATGCAGGCACCTGAGACAAGCGGCGTGTGAAGGCCAAAGGAGATCCTGGGGCCAAGAGCACGAGGCCCACCAGAACCTGACCCAAAGTACGCAGCAGGGAAAAATCTTAGCTGGACCACTTCTGCAGCACTCAG GCGTGCTGAGCAGCGTTTTCCTGCAGAGCTCACAGTATGTGCTGGCGTGCTGCGGTGGGTCCAGCCCCCCTCCTGTCTTCTGCA aggGAGCAAATGTCCAAATTTGGTCTCCTAACTCAAGTCCTAAATCACGCAGAGGAATCCTTAGACGGGCGGTGTTCTCTGAAGAACAAAGGAAGGAGTTGGAAAGAACCTTCCGGAGACAGAAGTACATCAGCAAAATGGACAGGAACAAACTGGCAGCTGATCTCAGTCTCAAGGAGTCCCAG GTGAAGATCTGGTTCCAAAACCGCCGCATGAAGTGGAGAAACCGCAAGGAGAAGGAGGTTCACAGCATCCGCTCCCCGATGGACGAGCTCATGGCCAGAGGTCTggctcaggaggaggaggaggaggagcgacCGTCGCACCACCACacaaatgcagcagcagcagcagcagcgcagAGGAGCACCAGGGACACATGA